Genomic window (Oryzias latipes chromosome 17, ASM223467v1):
GTCTGCATTTTTAATAGCTGTGCTGATCCCTGATTGGACAGCAGAAACATTGATTTGTTTGATCTGGTCTGCAGACTGTCAGAACAAAATGATGAGGAAAGTAAGATTCCGTTTTTCCTCCCTTTGCATCATCTCGTGCAGGAGGACTACGCTGGCTACGACTTTGAGAACAGACTTCACGTCCGCATCCACTCGGCTCTCGCCTCCATGAGAGCCGCAGCTCAGCCGTGAAGCGTACAGCAGAAGAGGAGAAAGCGTTTCTAAAGGCCACATTACAACAGGTTACACTAAGGGGgttactgtgtatttatttttattttattcatatttgtaTAGAGATTTTTTGAGCCAAAGTTGAACTTAAAGGTTACAGATAAAAATTATgtcagaagatttttttttactgtctctGAAAAGCCCAAGAGAAAATGTCTTTACTGTAGAAGTTTCATTTATAGAGCTTGTGTGCATTAAACAATTCTGAAGGCATCAGACCTCCTTTCAGAGGATCCCCGTCTCATCAGAAATTCAAACCCTGAGTGTCTTAAGCCAAACAGTTTAATTGAAGTTTGTAAATTCTTTGCTGATCTAATAGAGTgaaagtttagtttgtttaaatactGTAAGCTTTAATTAAATGTGCAGATTGGAATATCCCACTGTTCTTGATTAGCAGAGTTCACTTTGATTTTTGTTACAAGATAAATGAAacactttagaaatgttttttgtcaaactttagGATATGCAGAATAAACATGAATTCTTTTTaactcatttcttttttctaaagggGTCTGATTTTGATACTAGATAGGAAAACTGCTGATGTCTTACGCTACGATTTCATGTTGCAAAAGTGGAAGAATCCAGGATCATGGAATAAACTATTCGAGTGAAGGTGGTcgtcattttttattgaaataaatcttaaaaaagtaaacctcacaacattttgaaataagccTGAAATACCTGAAATAAAGAGGGAAAGACACTTTCTATAGAGCAAATGAAGCTGCTAAAAGAAcccagaaataaaaatggattcatttcaaccaaatttcactgagaaacaaaaaatgaaaagagtttTTGGGGAAGCTTGGACTGAGACTCAATAGTTGGGTATTAAACACTGTGTTGGTCTCTAGACTAACTGGTTTTTGGCACCagtattgagtttttgttttcccaagACATCAGTTGTGCTAATCTCAGGTTACTGTCCTTATGGCGCCTCCCTAACATAAGTATTCAGCCAGAACTGAACAAACATTAAGCAACAGGATGCAGGAGGTTTAAACTGTTCCTGAAAGTTTGCAAAGATGAGATGAAGGTTTAGGATGAACTACAGGAAGACTGTTGCTGCAAATACACAATGTATACAAGTGTAAAGCAAATGAATAAGCATTCAACAACATAAAGCTTTTATTAAGCATTTAtagaaattcagtttaaaactaaaatgacGGAAAAAAACATCCCTAAAACATGCTGCATCTATCAGTATCATGAGTTATTCAGGGCTTCACTGAAGGAGGGAAGGCTTTCATAGGGATAGCTATGCACATGCATTTGTAGAAATGCATTTAGTAGAGCTGCTCCATCACCACACCTTCATACACACAGATCTGTAAGTGCAGAGTTTGATCACACTGCCTATGTCTGTACAGTGTTAAATTATAgcaatgtttatatttaattgTTCAAACCAGTATTACGTGTAATCTAAGGAGATTCAATTTAGCAGAAGTTTCCTTTTACATAAACGgcaaaacacactttttacaGCCGACCACAGTTTCCATTCAAATAAGCAACGAGGCGGGTTTCTAACATTCATTTAAAACACCAATACTTGCACCATTTGCTTTACCAAGGAGGAGAACATAAGGCAAATTGATCAAAAAAGATGTACTTGGGAATCCTGCGATGCATAATAAAGATTAGCTCACAAGTAAAAACGTCAAAGCTGCATTCGGAAACAACCGTGAGCGCCATGTTGTCATCTCAATGATACAGATGAGCTAAAGGTGTTTATGCCTGAATGAGAATGATGGAAAAACTATCAAAGTTACAGTCAGTATTCTTTTTAGAACTTTTATCTAACATTTACATATCTAACATACATTCTACCTTTTGCACTACATGTAAATACCTCACTTCAGTGGTCAGTAGCCACAATAAATAAGCTAGAGTTGTTTGTGCTTTATTAATTACACAGATTTATTTACCTCCATGTTCACtggtttttttatatatatatatatatatatatatatatatatatatatatatatatatatatatatatatatatatatatatatatatatatacacacacacacacacacacacacacccacccacccacccacccacccacctatatatctatatatctatatatctatctctatctatctatctatctatctatctatctatctatctatctatctatctatctatatctatatctatatctatatctatatctatatctatatctatctatctatatatatatatatatatatatatatgtgtgtgtgtgtgtgtgggtgggtgtgtgtgtgtgtgtgtgtgtgtgtgtgtgtgtgtgtgtgtgtgtgtgtgaatgcattCACAGAGCAGCAGACACATTTTTGAGGTGACACAGCAGTCTGCATTCAAATTTGCACAGTTTCCATTTAGTAAATATCAGGCATCTGGGTGTAGTTCCGGTCCCAGTAGCCTTTAAGGTAGATCCAGTCCTGAGCTTTGTTATGAGGGTTGGTTCCCTGCTGAAACCACCTGAAGGGGAAACGAAAAGATATGATCATTCAAGTGATGACTATGGACTATgagaataaaatcaaaaaaacatttttgactggaaaaacaaactggaaaaaataaaaatcagcacACGCAGTTTTCAATTTGTCCTGAGGAGGGCAGTGTAGTGCAGCACTTCACATCAAAGCAGACCATTGGAAGAGACCGATAAGGTTAAAATCAAACCTTGGGCCGGGTGCAACATTCCTTCTCAGTTATAGTAAAgggaaaatgaacataaaataataacaattaaaaatgaatcaactcATAAAATCAAGTAATCAGCAACAAATGTGGCTCCCATTATCCAATGACTGACCTTATTTTCCACTCCTCTGTAGATTTTGAGCGATTCTTCCGGGCTGTGCGTTGTTTTTCCTCCAGTCTTTTCTTCTCTCCACTTGCTAGATCtattgcacaaaaaaacagaaaacctgcTGATGCCATAAATCTGCTGTAGCTGAACACAAACCTCTCCACCATCAATCCACACAAAGTGGCCGGCCCGGACAACATCCCTGGACGGGTTCTGAAAGACTGCGCGGAGCAATTTAAAGATGTCTTCACCGACATCTTTAAGACATCACTCAGGCAGGCATTTGTACCCATCTGTCATAAAACTGCTGTTATTACTTCAATCCCAAAGAAGTCAAATCCAGCCGGCCCAAATGACTTACGCCCTGTGGCCCTCACACCAATTGTGACCAAATGTCTGGAGCGCTTGGTcctaaaacacattaaaaacagtcTTCCAATAACTATGGAACCTTCACAATTTGCATACAAAGCAAATGGACCCAGGGAAGATGCCATCTCCACCTTTCTCCACCTCACACTGGCACAtctagagaagaaaaaaacctgcgCTAGAGTCCTCTTCATCGACTTCAGCTCGGCTTTTAACACCATCATTCCacagcagctggtggagaaGCTGAGGCTACTAGGCGTGGACACGGCAATCTGCAACTGGACGCTCAGCTTTCTGACAGACAGGCTGCAGACAAGTCAAGATCGGCAGAAACACATCCAGGCCCATGTCAGTGAGCACGGGCACACCACAGGGGTGTGTCCTGAGCCCACTGCTGTTCAGTCTGCTCACGCATGACTGCGCAGCTCGATACGCCACCAACCACAGTGTTAcgtttgcagacgacacaacaCTGATTGGTCTCATAAGCGACAATGACAAGTCTGCTTACAGAATGGATGTGGAGCAGCTAGCAGTGTGGTGGACATCCCACAACCTCAAGATCAACGTGgacaaaactaaagaaatggTGATCGACTTCAGGGCATCTGGCAATCACCCCCACTCACATCTGGCCATGAACGGTGCTGCTGTGGAGAAGGTCGAGGGgaagttcctgggggtgcaCCTCACTAACGacttctcctcctccacctaTTCCATAATGCTCATCAGACAAGCACAGAAGCATCGACTCAGCAAGATGGTCAGGACTGCGAGGGAGTTCGTTGGTGCACCTCTCCGGATCCTGAAGGAGCTGTAAGAGCAGCGCCGCCTACGCAGAGCAACCCCCAGCACCCCTCTCATGGACTGTTCTCCCTCATGCCATATGGGAGGAGGTTCAGGAGTATCAGCTGCAGATCGAGCAGGATGCTAAAAAGCTTCTTCTCACAGGCTGTGAGGCTGCTGAACGGACTGTCCTCATGCATTCATGCTCTCACAAACTCCACTCTGCAATTAGACCCAAGGAtcacccccaacccccccacacAACCCTTGGATTGTTATTCTAttgccatttttttattattgcttgCTTCTTTGCACTGTCATGCCAGTGAGAAACAACGTCTCGTCTCACCTGTATATTTCTCTGCATATGTGTGGAATGACAATAAACCAAATcttgaaaacttaaaaaacaaacaaaaaaaaactactaccCATGTCTCCGTTCTCCATGGCACGAATATCCGGCCTGAGACGACTGTCTGTGGGAGGAAGAACTCCCTCCATGATCTTGTCAAGCTCATTTAGCTGCATGGCAAACGTGGAAAACGCATAAAACTGCAAAAGACGGAAGCGATTAGCTAGAACCTTCTATTGATCCCCTCAACCTCGGCTCCCTGCGTACCTTGGCTGAATTCTCCGGTCGAGGAGTTATCTTCCAGATGAGCTCACTGCCGGGGATGACCTGAACAGTCTCAGCAACCGGTGGAGGCATCTCCTCTGCCTCTTCATCAACACTGTTCTGAGTCTGTTGAATCAGACAAACAGATGGATACTAGTGATGTGACGCCGTATCCAGGCTTGTTTCATGTAGGGGAGGACATGACAAAGGTTGGCGTTTGAATCCCTGCTGTACCAAATGAAGAAGTGTGGATTGTGCCGCGAGTTTTGACAGCAATATAAATCCCTCAGGCTCCAATAAAAATATGGGTGTTAAGTGGAGAGTTGTGGTCATTTGTAGTTTGAAGACTGCTTGGATAGAGGGGGAGACAGTTTGGAGATTTAGAAGAAAgttgtttttagtaaaaacgAATAATATGTCTCTGTTTTCCCGTCCTGATTGTCACACGTCACAGCCGTAAAGCAACACAAGCACAGTGACATGCTTGTGTTCGCCAATGTGTTCCCACTCCATGTAAATAACGTCATCTTTTACTTGGCTCTTATACTTAATCTGTCTTTTCTTCTACCATCACTTTGCCTGTAATACTCTTTTTGTCCACTTGATGGTGCAGTGGGGTAAATGAAGCACCTTGGAGAGTTGGTTGAATCACATCCCTATGGGATACCATTCATCTGATGAGTCAAAAATCATTAGATCACAAAGGTATTGAGTTGTGGATTTTGGGGgccatgtaccccccccccccccccccacttgaTTGCTAAAGTTATTCTTTGATCCGTtactgaatgttttctgaagataatcaatcattactaggcactggatttcGTAACATGACAAGAaccggatcagaaccggatctcaaaactataaaatgaattaactctgTAAGGTGGGGGCTCGCTTctttcccactccttttcaagcaataaatcaagcccTACCTGACTTTTAGTTCATGATCACTATATtgaatttaagcaaatgtgatttaagcgtcttttttgttagttttagtttctgttttttttttatctatgcatttaatcatttctgtaatggaTTTGCTAAATCTATGTAAAGATGcttaaaatcaataaatcacatcaaATCTCAGAAAAGACTCGGACTGGACCAGATTTTAGGATGATCCTTAGAAACTGGCTCACACCATGAAATCCTGAAGGTGCTGGATCTAAAATCTTTACCTCCTTGTTGCTCTTCTTTTCCTCTGAATTCTTTTTATCCATCTTTTTGTTGGCATCATAAATTGCAGGATCCACGACATACAGACATTCGGTCCATTTGCCGTATATCGCGCAGAGCTTCTTTTtactgcaaacaaacaaatgtgaatgaggaactctttcttttcaaacagcacTATGGAGCCAATTGTTTATGCCAAAGCTATTTCTTAATGGCACCAATCCGCAAATACTACCTTTTATCTAGAATATATCCCTCAACTTTGTGGAGCTCTTTCCCAAAGAGACCACATCGCTTGAACATCAAGTTGCATCTCTCACCAGTTCTGGAACACAAAAACGCAGCCTGTGAATTCTTTCgttctcctcctctgcaggTTAAACCTTCTTGATTTTTGCTCTAATGGATTCAAATCCTACTATCAGATCATGAAGAAATGATAACATTTCTCTGCTAATTACATTTTGTAAGAATAATCAGTAAGCACTCCATTTAGTTACTTGGAACCCTTTTTCTCGTGGATGACGGGGAAAAAAATCGGATCGTTGGGTCCGATGATGTCCCGTTTACTTATGGCTAGGTTGAGAGTCGAGTTTAGTTTTTATaagctcacacacactcaatgtttttttttaatacgaAATGTTTTATGTTCTGTTAACGAAGACTCTTTGGTGCTGAATTTTGGCATTTGTTTCCTTGACTCGTGTTTCTCTTTTGCTGTGATGTGAATATTTTCTTTGTGCAGTGATGACTGGGCATGACAGTGAGAAGGCCCCTAGTTCAAGTCCCAACTGTGAGATAAGAGCGCTAACCTCTgttccaccgtgcagccttaATTAAtacatcaatttatttttttaatgaagtaatacatttttggaaaataaagaaaaattaacgaactaattaaattcattttaatttaattttattttttatagcccaatattacagcaATAGTCATCTTAATGGGTTTCAAACAGGTAGTTTtggtaataaacatgaatcatataTAACATATAGTCATAGAATttaataggtaatggctaaactaaacagactaaactaaactgggcatccctgtctttagaccctccttctcggtaaggaagaTGTCATCTTCTTGACAATGTCATTTCTCATAATCATAAATTGACTTGTATAGTATTTTTAGAATAAACTGCTAGACTAATTATGGCCTGAACCAAAGTCACTATTCAACTTATAACTCCAAAACTACACAGTAGgagtatatacatttttttgagaAGATAGCTTTGTCATGTGTACTAATGTTATTTTGGTAGTAGTGCATAATTagaacagatgaggcgttttattatgaaaatagGAAGCAGAGACAATAGCTTTTCACAGTGACGTATGCTTCAGAGGATGTCCggttggccgttctgcatgtcaatcaagagAGTTTTTTCACGCAGAGGATGTTGATTCGCTGACTGAGgttttaaaacatatatttgcGCGGGGAGTTGAAGCGCCCGTCATCTACCGTCACATCTCGATCGATGTAATGCTATAAATGCTTGaaatatggtaaatggcatatacttcaaatatacttcaaataaaaataaggttTCCTTTACTTGTGATTGACCACTTCAACATTGCCATACTGCTCAATCCAAAGCTGACCAACGATGATGTTATGCACACAACAGGTGGGGTTTGTCCAAGTATAAGCCTCATTATATCTGCAGAggttaagaggaaaaaaaattagcaaACGAAACAAGAAATGATTAAGGAAAGCGGCGGTGAACTCACTTGGGAAGTTCCAGTGTAATGGTTCCTTTGGGCTCAGCCTCTATACTCTTTCCCCAGAACTTGAGTTTAGGATAAATGGACCCATGGAAGACAAAATCCTCCTGGAAGCCCTCAGCGTGAAAGGCACTGATGGGAGGGTGATGACTTACTTGCTCCGACACCCATCGGAACCCCAAATCATCTCTGGTTGAGGACAAATGTTGCTAGTGAAACGGTCATGTTCTCTGCTGATTTAAAAACACGTTTACATCCATCGTACCTGATCAGCTCATATGTTTCGCCCAAAAGCGGGTTAAAGGGTTTCCCTGTCCTTTCCCACTGTGATGCGACAGCGGACACAGCGAACGCTGCAACACACTAAACAGATCCATCACGTCAACTCAATCGCTTCGTATTGGTTCAACAGAAAAGatgctctggaaaaaaaaacatttccttaaGTACTCTTTGATACCTTCATCCTTTCAAGAGAGTCTGTGGCTGCATTAGCCTGGTGGATGAGGTAGGTGTGCTCCATGTATTCCGTCAGTCTCTGCAGGAAACTCAGAGGCTCGTTAAAAACCACCGGCATGGTGATCTTTGATAACTCCTGGGAAGAAAAGATGGGGAATTGGCTTGGAAATGGATGATCCACTCCTTTTAAATATTAGACTGTTTAAAAACCATAAACAATATAAAGAAAACGAAAAAATCTATGCGACCACGCATTTTTGGGCGacattttgtccacagatgaaaaaatacaaagggtTGCGGAACAAAGATTTGCTTTTCTTGTTGTGCAGCCGtgtagaaaaaaagtgttttcttctAAGTGCTGCTCTGCAGCGTTTTAGgtcaaatcaattaaaaatggaaacaaacaaaacattacacTTGGGGGGAAAGTGTTGGAGAACAAAATCAACAGCTGCAGCCAAAAAAAGTTGCTTACCCTTTGTTTTTGTGAGTCTTTAGGAAGGGCTCTGTGTTTAAGCAGCAACAAACACCATTGTGTAGATGTGATGAACTTGTGTTACTTAAATATCACCCAATAGACTGAGACAGCCATccttgtatttatttgtattggTGAATTTTGCAGATCTGATGGAGAATGCCGATTCAAGATTACACTGAACCAAAGGTACCCACTTTATTCTGAACAAAAGATTCATGAACAGCAAACATTggactattttattttgtttgatcttAAATTTGACCAAAgtagtttaaatttaaatcgacaaaaatcttttttttcttctacaaacAGAGTTGTGCTATAAAAATATGATGCTAATTTGATAATACTTTGCTTTTTATCAATAAGTAGTACATTTGTGAAATTGTAAGCAAAATAGATGGAGACAGCCTGTTCTCACCATGCCGATGCATTTTTTCAGGATGCTCCAAATGCTGACATCATTTCTGGAAAACATGGGAGCTGGCAGAGACGTCCTGagagaaaataacacaaaagaaaaaaaagagtgtgcgtgacatttaattcaattcaattttattcaatgggcttcgtaccggtaactGTAAAgtgaacatgaaatcataagtCATTTACTGACTGAAACCTTCATCAAACTGAAGTACACTTGTGTTAGAAAATACTTTGTTGATTAGTTTTTGTCATTTACAGAGGGCTGAACCGAATAATTTTGAAGTCACTCATGGGATTCTGACCAAGCAAAAAGAAGATTAAAGTAGCAGCTTAATCCCCATTGAGTAGCAGTTAGCCACCAAACCAGCCCTTTAACTTTAAACTGCAACTGAAGGTCCAAATCTAGACCTTCAGCCAGATTAGATCCCATCCATGCATAAATCAGCGCCAGAGAAAGCCTCAAGAAATGCAACTTCCAAAAGAAATACTTTCACCACaatgctttaaagacccactcagatggaaaaatcacgtttttggtgttttagtatgttcttgtggcctttttactgatgatggaggacgtgtataaagaaaatgaattcaAATTTGCATCTCTAagtatttcattattcaaatcattgtgaatcaggagcagatgaaaaaatgccctTCTAAAAGAGCTTAATTGTAACGTAGAAAATAccctgggcaggccacaagctccttgctccaaGCACTAGGTAACAGGAGGgtaagggggcggggttgctccgcaccagcggtcccgcccacaactcaggcacatttttaatgaactactgctgctctgtagaaactatgtcctagaaaaggacacaggGTATtgtattttgcctaaaaatggcataatcataagaaaacactgggaatgcttttacagaaaaagtaaagaaatctTTGTTGAGAATctttcacaaaaacaacaatgcaCCTCAAACTCatttgttggttgtttttttctgtcacaaaattgaattgacttcatttggttggagtaAGTCCCGGTCCggttctcatacacagtcaatggttttaGCTGAGAAGGTTTAAAAGTCGCCTTTCAGGTGTAATGCAGAAATGTCAACCATTGATACTTTGCAATTGTTCCTGAAGTGCTGCTTTCCAGAGCATACTTTATAAAGGTTTTGGCGTTTTCCAGCTCTCCGAATCCAATCCTCCCTGTCTGTGGTTTCAGTGACTGACATGAGCAGAACTGATAGCTTACAGGTAGGCTAGCTAAGAGCAGATGGCGCTCCTGTTGAAAAAGGAGTGCTACACACATTACTTCAACAAAGCAAACAGAGATGTGGGGAGTGGGGAAGAATTTGCTCCATCTGTAGGATGAGCAGGGCACTGGTGCATAACAGATATACTTCTGGCCTAGTTTTTGTTGCAGTTCTGAGTTCCTTGAGGCCTTTAACACAATAAAGGAGTAAGATTGTATTCCCTATATTAACTATTTAACAGAATGTAATCCTATTTGTAAAAAGTACGTGAGacctgtagttttttttttttttttacctcatagGATACTTAAATGctgccaatttttttttacgtatTTATTTGGctaatttatattaaaaataacacatttaaagcattaaaaatatgtattaataacaaaacaaattgaCAAATACTTTTCCTATGATCTTTTCggaaaaatgtacatttcctCTAAGCGAAATTGCCTAAAAGGAACTAATTAGCGCCTAAAATCCAGTGATGACAAGCCAAACTGACTGAGCAAAAGGATGCCTCACAAATGCTTACCACACCACACAGTGTCATCACCTCCTGCaagtgctttttttcctttctttaagGATGTTGAAATTGAATTATAAACCACTAGAACCAGTGTGAGAAAGCAAAACACTGAAGGGATCGTTGATTTGGAGAACTGGAGCAGAtcccaaacaaaaacagaatattctctATGGAATACTGTAGTGTCTGAGAAAATAACATCAACAGCCCTCTGAGGGAAGCTTGCATCTTATTTTACCAATTCAGCCTAACGCATGACCTTCCCGCTGAATTAGGTCAGCCACCTCTCATCAAAACCAAGCAGGGCTTTTGTTCAAAGTTGAGGGAATATTGAATGAAATCCATTTATGATGGTTGTTATTCAGCCGGTTGTCTGCACAGAGCTGAGAGCAAGCCTCTGAATCAGCCTCCGTGCACATCACTCAAGCCTGTAAATAAACATGACATCAGAACTGGAGCATAGCCCACCTGTGCTTCTTGACGCCATTGTATTGGGCTGGTCGGTTGCCTTGGTTACCTTCGTCTGACATTCCGGCAGCCCCCCCGTGCGCGCTTGGATGGCTGAGGCTGTTGAAAAGGCGGGAGTCTCTGCCCTCGTCCTCGTCGTAGGAGAAACTGGCCACAGACAGGAAGCCGCTCACAGAGAGCTCCGACTCCGATTCTGCAGAGAGGTGGCAGGGGGAGGATATTGGGTCGTTCCAGTTATTTGCATGCGCCCGTTTGGTGCTCGCGCAGAAAAGCTCGGGCTCCGCCGCCTCAACGGTACACGCTCTGAGACTAGGAGCTCATGTTTGGCTTCCTCTCCAACCTCCTCCCTCCCAGCTGCCGGCCAAACCCCACCTGAGGATTGTGTTGCAAAGGGAGGCGACACAAAGGCTTAACTTCCTCCAACACTGTTTACTCTCTGCCTGCTGGATGCGATGTCAGGTGTTGTCTTTGACATATAGGGTAGACAATGCAGTTTCTGTACACTAAATTAGACTTTAAAGCTGAATTTTGTGTGGCCGTTGTGATATTTTTCATATATCTGCACTGTATTAAATGTTAACCAAATCTTAGACagttaaactaaaaataaaaccaatttttctctctaaacaaataaagttaaacaGGTTAACTATAACATATGTATAGTAAGGCGGcataatttaaaacatttcgaagcataaatagaacaaaaaaggctttaagatgacacctttaaaaataataaacacttCCATATTGTTGAACTTAAATCATGCATTTTCAAAGACTTACATTTTCCAACTCTTCAATATTCGTAACAAACTTTATGAATCTTgaagctgttgtttttacagtctgCTGCACGATCTAATGGAAAAAGCTGAGAGTGGATGCAAGACAGCATCCATCAAGCTTTTCCAGTTTTCCTTTTGGGGGTTTCTGATTTAAACTGTGTCCATTAAGACAGTGTTGCATGGGAGTGCATGAGCTCAAAAAATACAGTAGACTATAAGAACAGTAGATAGAAAAGTCTTTCTGCTTATCTTTAGTTGTGACGGCAATAAGAGAGCCAGAAAACTGAATGAGGGTGGCATTTGCACAAATGTAAGCTGAAACAGAGGGAGACTAGTTTGTCACGACAATGATAAACTGACTGTAGATgtagacagcccccccccccccccccccctacatttAAACAGATGGAGGAAGATGTATGTGTGTGCAAAGCTTGTTGGATAAGGAGCCAAGTCCCTCACTGCAGCAGACGGCGAATGAAAATAAGTGATTGCAGCTGCTTGATTTACAATAACTGGCAGGAACGAGCCCTCTTAGTGAATGCTCATTCAGCAGTTTCTATGCACTGGCTTGTGCTGATGGAAAAAATGCTTCCAAAAAATACATAAGAAAATGCATATATAGTAAAGGATTTCATGTGCTTTAATGTGATTGAATAGATAAATAGTGGGAAGCTGGTGGTCAGGATCATGAAATAAGCAGACTTGCTGACCTGACACAGCATCATAGAAGTCATCTTCTGTGAGGGTTTCGAGGGTGGAAAACCTTCCGCTCTTATTAAAGCAACTCTTAAGTTCTTGATGCTCAGTTGCTAGAGTTTGGAGGGCTTCTGCC
Coding sequences:
- the LOC101163768 gene encoding oxysterol-binding protein-related protein 1 isoform X2, translating into MEDGDVLDQQLLLYAKEGNSSLIKKLLQARMSQSSSLNINCRSQSQSTPGWTALHLASSFGYREVVEELLKAGVDVNLQECLGDTPLHKAAQSGRKEIVLLLLRYDAHANIINGTGRIPKDVTDDDEIHTMLEAAERREIKQREQKLLEAAREGNLHTLATLLSDKGPPDIHCRDSVGNTPLHCAAYRGQKQCILKLLKCGASPNVKNSYGQTALDLVCTDELKHIVGAYQDKSSYFLGWRSYWVVIENGTISWYKKRSDAQTGVRKQGCKALAQSYCMVKLWDHCFFMLRCFDDTVHHFRVPSKINSVAQRKRWLDALEEHAAYSTRHSAHDLVIYDGVDDSDVEMGNLAQAVQAAKVSQQTLESEVSIFGSMVKNEENSALAAPLLLKAKETCDLTSQTCAALHLCLELLSKQEEVWSLKIEQEEEKNKALAEALQTLATEHQELKSCFNKSGRFSTLETLTEDDFYDAVSESESELSVSGFLSVASFSYDEDEGRDSRLFNSLSHPSAHGGAAGMSDEGNQGNRPAQYNGVKKHRTSLPAPMFSRNDVSIWSILKKCIGMELSKITMPVVFNEPLSFLQRLTEYMEHTYLIHQANAATDSLERMKCVAAFAVSAVASQWERTGKPFNPLLGETYELIRDDLGFRWVSEQVSHHPPISAFHAEGFQEDFVFHGSIYPKLKFWGKSIEAEPKGTITLELPKYNEAYTWTNPTCCVHNIIVGQLWIEQYGNVEVVNHKTGERCNLMFKRCGLFGKELHKVEGYILDKSKKKLCAIYGKWTECLYVVDPAIYDANKKMDKKNSEEKKSNKETQNSVDEEAEEMPPPVAETVQVIPGSELIWKITPRPENSAKFYAFSTFAMQLNELDKIMEGVLPPTDSRLRPDIRAMENGDMDLASGEKKRLEEKQRTARKNRSKSTEEWKIRWFQQGTNPHNKAQDWIYLKGYWDRNYTQMPDIY
- the LOC101163768 gene encoding oxysterol-binding protein-related protein 2 isoform X3, producing MQLSDKGPPDIHCRDSVGNTPLHCAAYRGQKQCILKLLKCGASPNVKNSYGQTALDLVCTDELKHIVGAYQDKYMKCATQKFEGPLWKSSYFLGWRSYWVVIENGTISWYKKRSDAQTGVRKQGCKALAQSYCMVKLWDHCFFMLRCFDDTVHHFRVPSKINSVAQRKRWLDALEEHAAYSTRHSAHDLVIYDGVDDSDVEMGNLAQAVQAAKVSQQTLESEVSIFGSMVKNEENSALAAPLLLKAKETCDLTSQTCAALHLCLELLSKQEEVWSLKIEQEEEKNKALAEALQTLATEHQELKSCFNKSGRFSTLETLTEDDFYDAVSESESELSVSGFLSVASFSYDEDEGRDSRLFNSLSHPSAHGGAAGMSDEGNQGNRPAQYNGVKKHRTSLPAPMFSRNDVSIWSILKKCIGMELSKITMPVVFNEPLSFLQRLTEYMEHTYLIHQANAATDSLERMKCVAAFAVSAVASQWERTGKPFNPLLGETYELIRDDLGFRWVSEQVSHHPPISAFHAEGFQEDFVFHGSIYPKLKFWGKSIEAEPKGTITLELPKYNEAYTWTNPTCCVHNIIVGQLWIEQYGNVEVVNHKTGERCNLMFKRCGLFGKELHKVEGYILDKSKKKLCAIYGKWTECLYVVDPAIYDANKKMDKKNSEEKKSNKETQNSVDEEAEEMPPPVAETVQVIPGSELIWKITPRPENSAKFYAFSTFAMQLNELDKIMEGVLPPTDSRLRPDIRAMENGDMDLASGEKKRLEEKQRTARKNRSKSTEEWKIRWFQQGTNPHNKAQDWIYLKGYWDRNYTQMPDIY
- the LOC101163768 gene encoding oxysterol-binding protein-related protein 2 isoform X4 yields the protein MSKTAMTALDLVCTDELKHIVGAYQDKYMKCATQKFEGPLWKSSYFLGWRSYWVVIENGTISWYKKRSDAQTGVRKQGCKALAQSYCMVKLWDHCFFMLRCFDDTVHHFRVPSKINSVAQRKRWLDALEEHAAYSTRHSAHDLVIYDGVDDSDVEMGNLAQAVQAAKVSQQTLESEVSIFGSMVKNEENSALAAPLLLKAKETCDLTSQTCAALHLCLELLSKQEEVWSLKIEQEEEKNKALAEALQTLATEHQELKSCFNKSGRFSTLETLTEDDFYDAVSESESELSVSGFLSVASFSYDEDEGRDSRLFNSLSHPSAHGGAAGMSDEGNQGNRPAQYNGVKKHRTSLPAPMFSRNDVSIWSILKKCIGMELSKITMPVVFNEPLSFLQRLTEYMEHTYLIHQANAATDSLERMKCVAAFAVSAVASQWERTGKPFNPLLGETYELIRDDLGFRWVSEQVSHHPPISAFHAEGFQEDFVFHGSIYPKLKFWGKSIEAEPKGTITLELPKYNEAYTWTNPTCCVHNIIVGQLWIEQYGNVEVVNHKTGERCNLMFKRCGLFGKELHKVEGYILDKSKKKLCAIYGKWTECLYVVDPAIYDANKKMDKKNSEEKKSNKETQNSVDEEAEEMPPPVAETVQVIPGSELIWKITPRPENSAKFYAFSTFAMQLNELDKIMEGVLPPTDSRLRPDIRAMENGDMDLASGEKKRLEEKQRTARKNRSKSTEEWKIRWFQQGTNPHNKAQDWIYLKGYWDRNYTQMPDIY